The proteins below come from a single Papaver somniferum cultivar HN1 chromosome 11, ASM357369v1, whole genome shotgun sequence genomic window:
- the LOC113323299 gene encoding uncharacterized protein LOC113323299: MSSSLFSAVVIFIMLCNCFPQIRSVKEEDNTLIRLPSEEEEVGLCKKSEVPQSCPVNCFRADPVCGVDGVTYWCGCADAYCAGTQVAKLGFCEIGGNGGSGNAVPISGQALLLVHIVWLILLGFSLLFGLF, translated from the coding sequence ATGTCATCATCATTATTTTCTGCGGTGGTTATATTCATAATGTTATGCAATTGTTTTCCTCAAATACGATCagtaaaagaagaagataacACTTTAATTCGATTAccttctgaagaagaagaagttgggtTATGCAAAAAATCAGAGGTTCCACAATCTTGTCCAGTCAATTGTTTTCGTGCTGATCCAGTTTGTGGTGTTGATGGTGTAACCTATTGGTGTGGTTGTGCTGATGCTTATTGTGCTGGTACCCAAGTTGCTAAATTGGGGTTCTGTGAAATTGGTGGTAATGGTGGTAGTGGCAATGCTGTCCCTATTTCTGGTCAAGCTCTTCTCTTGGTACACATTGTTTGGCTtattcttttagggttttctctATTGTTCGGTCTATTTTGA
- the LOC113321614 gene encoding uncharacterized protein LOC113321614: MYRYLWFQLGVNLKRTTAITINGESSSTSSLAPPPAKYFSRIQNQNSRVVTSTFSSFSTTTSDKTKLTSPDSEFIVSYLINSCGLSQGKAITASKKLKFKTTSNPDSVLTLLRAHGFTESHITKLVTKFPFILSFKPDKTLKPRFDFFKSKGFCGIDLANFISNDPTVLRRSLNRSVIPSFGILKSIVKSDECVIKIIKRNCWILGPNEVKKVIVNLELLRNEGVPETNIRTGLSSQPRVYTQSANRFKEIVERVKEMRFHHLQTIFLKAIHGLTSMTEANWRKKMDVYKRWGWSEDHIRTAFRKHPHCMAASEKKIMAVMNFLVNEMGYNTLSISEASKVFCYSFKGRINPRCSVVKILVSKGLIQKDFCINSFITIVDKSFLEKFVTKYEQEVPGLMKVFQCQLNYQDLL; this comes from the coding sequence ATgtatcgatatttgtggtttcaatTGGGAGTTAATCTGAAGAGGACGACTGCCATCACCATCAATGGAGAATCTTCTTCTACATCCTCATTAGCACCACCACCAGCTAAGTATTTTTCCAGAATACAAAATCAAAATTCTAGGGTTGTTACTTCCACTTTCTCTTCCTTCTCTACTACTACTAGTGATAAAACTAAGCTTACTTCTCCTGATTCTGAATTTATAgtttcttatttgattaattcaTGTGGATTGTCACAAGGTAAAGCAATTACTGCTTCTAAAaaactcaaattcaaaaccaCATCTAATCCCGATTCAGTCTTAACTTTACTTAGAGCTCACGGATTTACTGAATCCCACATTACTAAACTAGTCACTAAGTTTCCATTCATCCTCTCATTCAAACcagataaaaccctaaaacctagATTTGATTTTTTCAAATCCAAAGGGTTTTGTGGAATTGACCTTGCCAACTTCATCTCAAATGACCCTACAGTCCTGAGGCGTAGTTTAAATAGAAGCGTAATCCCATCATTTGGTATTCTTAAGAGCATTGTTAAGTCTGATGAATGCGTCATTAAAATAATTAAACGAAACTGTTGGATTCTCGGTCCAAACGAAGTTAAAAAAGTGATTGTCAACCTAGAGCTTTTGAGAAATGAAGGTGTCCCTGAAACTAATATACGTACGGGATTAAGCTCCCAACCAAGAGTATATACCCAGAGTGCCAATAGATTTAAAGAGATTGTAGAAAGGGTTAAAGAAATGAGGTTCCATCACTTACAAACCATATTTCTTAAGGCTATACATGGATTGACATCAATGACCGAAGCCAATTGGAGAAAAAAGATGGATGTTTACAAGAGATGGGGTTGGTCTGAAGATCACATTCGTACTGCATTTAGGAAACATCCTCATTGTATGGCGGCGTCCGAGAAGAAGATTATGGCGGTTATGAATTTTCTTGTGAACGAAATGGGTTATAATACGTTAAGTATTTCTGAAGCCTCAAAAGTTTTTTGCTATAGCTTCAAGGGTAGGATCAACCCTAGGTGTTCTGTTGTCAAGATTTTAGTCTCCAAGGGTCTGATTCAGAAAGATTTTTGTATTAATTCATTCATAACAATTGTGGACAAGTCTTTTCTGGAAAAATTTGTGACGAAATATGAGCAAGAAGTTCCTGGACTAATGAAGGTATTCCAATGTCAGCTGAATTACCAAGACCTACTTTAA